The Methylococcus sp. Mc7 genomic sequence CGGCGGCAAGCACGGCCTCGATCGCGTCGGCCAGGGCGGCCTTGCCGCCGTCGGCGACCGCCGCCGTCAGCGTCTCGCCCAGCGGCCGGCGCGGCGTGAGCGATTCCGGCAGGGCGACCAGGGCTTCCAGCCCCTTCGCGGTCAGCACGGCGTCGAAGAACACGACGCAGTTTTCGCGGGTGTGGCGCAGGTAGCCGGAATCCGCGAGCCAGCGCACCGTGGCCAGGAAGAATGCGGTGTCGGCATCGGGCTTGTCGTCGGCGTCGTGGTTGCCGGTGATGCCGAATTCGCCGCACGGCAGATCGCGCGGCAGGGGAAAGGATGCATAGAGGGCGGCGAGAATACTTCCCGCCCGTTCCCCACACCCGTGGGGATCAACCGACGTCGCTTTCGCGGCGGAGCCGCTACTACTCCTTGGCCCCCTGTGGGAGTCGCTTTCGCGGCGGAGCCGCTCCTACTCCTTGCCCTCGTTGGAATGAGCCGTTCGCAGCCGGCGCGCATCGCGTCCCGCCCTCCCCCGTTGCCCACACCGGTGCGGAGGGAACCGGGAAAAAGGCAGGAACATTCCGTCTCGGGCATTTGATCGATCCCGGCGGAGCCGTCAGGCTTCCATCAACGCGGGGTAATCGGTGTAGCCTTCCGCGCCTCCGCCGTAGAAGGTGGCCTCGTTCCAGCCGTTCAGAGGAGCGCCCCGCCTGAAGCGCTCGGGCAGGTCGGGGTTGGCGATGAACAGTCGCCCGAAGGCGACGAGGTCGGCCCGGCCGGCCTCGAGGCAGGCGATGGCCTTGGCCTGGTCGTAGCCGCCGCAGACGATCAGCGGCCCGCGGAAGGTCTTCCGGATCGTCGCCATGATGGCCTCGCCTCGCGGGTCCGGCGTTGCGGCGGGTACGTTTCCGGCCATGGAAGGCTCCACCACGTGCAGATAGGCGAGTCCGAAATCGTTCAGGCGTTCGGCGACGTAGCCGAACGTCGCTTCCGGGTCGGCATCGCCCATGTCGTTGAAAGTGCCCAGCGGCGACAGCCGCACGCCCACCCGCTCCGAGCCCCAGACCCCGCATACCGATTCCAGAACCTCCATCAGGAGACGCGCTCGGTTTTCCGGGGAGCCGCCATAGGCGTCCTCCCGCCGGTTGGAGCTGGAATTCAGGAATTGATCGAGCAGATAGCCGTTGGCGGCGTGGACTTCGACGCCGTCCATGCCGGCGGCCAGGGCATTGCGGGCGCCGTCGCGGTATTGCCCGACGATGCCTGGCATCTCGTCGAGTTCCAAGGCGCGCGGGGCGACGAAGGGCACGAGCTCACCCTGGCCTTCGGCGTTGGCGATGAAGGCCATGCCGGTCGGCGCGATCGCGGACGGCGCCACCGGCAGCGCGCCACCCGGCTGCAACGCCGGATGGGAGACGCGGCCGACATGCCAGAGCTGCATGAACATCAGGCCGCCGGCCCCGTGCACGGCATCGGCGACGAGCCGCCAGCCTTCCACCTGTTCGGCGGAATGGATACCCGGCGTCCAAGCATAACCCTGGCCCTGGCGGGAAACCTGGGTGGCTTCGGAGATGATCAGCCCGGCGCCGGCGCGTTGCCGGTAGTATTCGGCGTTCAGCACCGTGGGCACGTTGCCCGGCTGCCCGGCACGCGAGCGGGTGAGCGGTGCCATCACCATGCGGTTTTTCAAGGTGTGCGGGCCGAGCCGGAACGGCTGGAACAAGGGATTCGTCATGACGTAAGGCTCCTGGCTGGATCAATGGAGGACGGGTTTGGAAAGAGTCGCCTTGGCGACCGCCGCTCTCAGCCGGTCCGCCAGGGGGTTAGTCACCGTGTGGCGGATGAGGATGTCCACCGGGTCCACGATCCGGCCGTAAAAGGCGGAATTGAGGTCTTGCCGGGGGGTGATCACCGCCCCTTCCAGCGTCAGCCCGCCGTAAATCCCCTTGGCCCGGCTAAACTGGAGGATGTCCACGGTCGCCACCTGGCTGCCGGTGCCGACGGGACCGGCGGCGATGCTGGCATCCGCCCCGAGCTGGAACTTGGAACTGAGCAGCGCGTTCATGCCGCCTTCCGTCATCACCATCATGATGACGTCGGTCAGCTCGCCGCCGATCTGCAGGCCCGCGGTCACGGCCCCGGTCGTGTAGAACGCAGGGTATCCCCATTCGCCGGTCTGCTTGTCCTTGACCAGCACCACGGCGTTGCCGCCGGAACCGCCGAAAATGAAACCCAGTTTCAGCACCTGAGGCGCGATCACCACGGCCCTGGCATCCTTCACGTTGTCGCGGAACCAGCCCATGTTGGGATCGGCCACGAATTCGTTGAAGGTGATGGTAGCGTCGCGCAGGAGGTCGTTGGCCTTGTCGCGGTCGTCTGCCCGGACAAGGGAGGTGGCAAGCAACGCCGCCAGAAACAGGAAGCGATTCAAAGAACGTCTCGGGGAAAAACTGGTCATGGCGGATAGATCCCTGAATAAGGTATGCGACGAAAGTTTACGCCTGATCCAGGCAAGACGTATGCCCGGAAAAGGCTCCGGCAGCTCCGACTCGAGGGAGCCCCTGAGCTTCGGCGGCCTCGGTAGGGACGAGGCCACCGATGTGCAGCATGGCAACTGGCGGGATGCTTCCGGCGCCGCCATAATATGCGCTGCCGGAAACTGTCGTGCCGAGGTAACGATCATGGCATCGAAAGCTGCTCTCTCGCTCCTTCCCGTTGTCGCCCTGCTGCTGACGGCCTGCGCCGGCTCGAACAAACAAGCCGGCAAGCAGAGCCTCGCGGCCGCGGCGCCCGAACGCACCTATCTTCCGAAACCCGCATTCCGCCGTCCCGCCTACATGCCGCCTCTCTTCAGCGGCTCCGACCAGCGCACGGTGTCGGACGTGCTGCACGATTTCGGCCCTTATTCGGTCCAGAAGCTGAAACCCTATTTCGAACGGGCCGGCGTGGCCTACCCGCCGCGCGAAGTGGTGCTGGTCGGCCTGAAGCAGGAGAAGAAGCTGGAACTGTGGGCGCGCGACGACCGCGAATACCGGTTGATCCGCCACTACGACATCCGGGCCGCCAGCGGCTCGGCGGGGCCGAAGCTGCGCCAGGGCGACAAGCAGGTGCCGGAGGGCGTCTACCGGATCGTGGGGCTGAATCCGAACAGCAACTATCACTTGTCGATGAAGCTGAACTACCCGAACGACTTCGACCTGTATTACGCCGAGCTCGAAGGCCGCACCAATCCGGGGTCGGACATCTTCATCCATGGCCGGGCGGTGTCGGCGGGATGCCTGGCCATGGGCGACGAGGCCATCGAGGAGCTGTTCGTGCTGGCGGCGCACGTCGGCAAGGAAAACATGAAGGTGGTGATCGCGCCGCACGATCCCAGGGCCTGGCCGCTGGAGCAGACCGCCGCCGGACAGCCGGAATGGACGCGGGAACTCTATGCGACGATCGCCGACGAGATCCTGTCGCTGTCGCGGCCGCTCAAGGTCTCGAACAGCCGACCGTACTCGCCGCCGTACCGGCGGTAGTTCAGCTCGCCAGCCACGCCACCACGGCGTAGCGCAGGGCCTTGCCGATGGCGATGTAGATCACGGACAGGACCAGCGACAACCGCAGCCAGCCGGCGGCGAAGCAGAAACCGTCGCCGAGCACCGGTATCCAGGAAATCAGCAGCAGGCCGCTGCCCCAGCGCTTGAGCGATGCGACCGCGCGGCGCTGGCGCGGATTCTCGATCGCCTCGACCTCCAGCGGGCGGCGGCGCGCCCACAGCCAGCCCATCCCCCAGGTCGTCATCGCTCCCAGCGTATTGCCCACGCTGGCCACCGCCACGAGTTCGGTCGGCAGCGCATAACCCGTATGTACCAGGTAGGCCAGCACCGCCTCCGATCCCCCTGGCGCGACGGTGGCCGAGACGAAGGCGCTGGCGAACAAGCCCCAGAAACCCGCCGACGCGTCCATCGCGGTCACTGCGTCCGGCCGGCCAGATGGCGCTCGGCCCGCTCGAGGTCGGCGGCGGTGTCTATCCCTGCCGCAGGC encodes the following:
- a CDS encoding murein L,D-transpeptidase family protein; the encoded protein is MASKAALSLLPVVALLLTACAGSNKQAGKQSLAAAAPERTYLPKPAFRRPAYMPPLFSGSDQRTVSDVLHDFGPYSVQKLKPYFERAGVAYPPREVVLVGLKQEKKLELWARDDREYRLIRHYDIRAASGSAGPKLRQGDKQVPEGVYRIVGLNPNSNYHLSMKLNYPNDFDLYYAELEGRTNPGSDIFIHGRAVSAGCLAMGDEAIEELFVLAAHVGKENMKVVIAPHDPRAWPLEQTAAGQPEWTRELYATIADEILSLSRPLKVSNSRPYSPPYRR
- a CDS encoding lipid-binding SYLF domain-containing protein translates to MNRFLFLAALLATSLVRADDRDKANDLLRDATITFNEFVADPNMGWFRDNVKDARAVVIAPQVLKLGFIFGGSGGNAVVLVKDKQTGEWGYPAFYTTGAVTAGLQIGGELTDVIMMVMTEGGMNALLSSKFQLGADASIAAGPVGTGSQVATVDILQFSRAKGIYGGLTLEGAVITPRQDLNSAFYGRIVDPVDILIRHTVTNPLADRLRAAVAKATLSKPVLH
- a CDS encoding YqaA family protein, which produces MDASAGFWGLFASAFVSATVAPGGSEAVLAYLVHTGYALPTELVAVASVGNTLGAMTTWGMGWLWARRRPLEVEAIENPRQRRAVASLKRWGSGLLLISWIPVLGDGFCFAAGWLRLSLVLSVIYIAIGKALRYAVVAWLAS
- a CDS encoding alkene reductase; protein product: MTNPLFQPFRLGPHTLKNRMVMAPLTRSRAGQPGNVPTVLNAEYYRQRAGAGLIISEATQVSRQGQGYAWTPGIHSAEQVEGWRLVADAVHGAGGLMFMQLWHVGRVSHPALQPGGALPVAPSAIAPTGMAFIANAEGQGELVPFVAPRALELDEMPGIVGQYRDGARNALAAGMDGVEVHAANGYLLDQFLNSSSNRREDAYGGSPENRARLLMEVLESVCGVWGSERVGVRLSPLGTFNDMGDADPEATFGYVAERLNDFGLAYLHVVEPSMAGNVPAATPDPRGEAIMATIRKTFRGPLIVCGGYDQAKAIACLEAGRADLVAFGRLFIANPDLPERFRRGAPLNGWNEATFYGGGAEGYTDYPALMEA